In Synechococcus sp. RS9909, one genomic interval encodes:
- the radA gene encoding DNA repair protein RadA, with protein sequence MSRSRSFFVCQSCGAQTRQFFGRCNSCGSWNSLVEQAAPKPDGRRLRTAADPATTPTARRSMAIDALADQPLQRLASGYGELDRVLGGGVVPGSLVLVGGDPGIGKSTLLLQSAAAMAQQRSVLYVSAEESAAQVKLRWQRLQDPVGGVAVQSLQLLAETDLELVLEELEALQPDVAIIDSIQALHDAELSSAPGSVAQVRECAAALQRLAKRQNTALLLVGHVTKEGVLAGPKVLEHLVDAVLTFEGDRFASHRLLRAVKNRFGATHELGVFEMRGQGLAEVGNPSELFLSGDQASGVATIVACEGTRPLVVDLQSLVSTTSYASPRRTATGIAVNRLHQILAVLEKHMGLPLSRFDCYLAVAGGLEVEEPAADLGVAAAVVASYRDLTLPAGTVLLGELGLGGQLRPVTQLELRLQEAARLGFRRAVVPRGSGLGAAAAALDLELLEAARITEALVLALGVDPADDRA encoded by the coding sequence GTGTCACGGTCGCGCTCTTTTTTCGTTTGCCAGAGCTGCGGGGCCCAGACCCGTCAGTTCTTCGGTCGCTGCAACAGCTGTGGGAGCTGGAACTCCCTGGTGGAGCAGGCCGCGCCTAAGCCTGATGGCCGTCGCCTTAGGACTGCCGCCGATCCGGCGACCACGCCGACGGCGCGCCGGTCCATGGCGATCGATGCGCTCGCGGATCAGCCTCTGCAGCGCTTGGCGAGTGGCTACGGGGAGCTGGATCGCGTGCTCGGCGGCGGCGTCGTGCCCGGTTCTCTGGTGCTGGTGGGCGGCGATCCCGGCATCGGTAAGAGCACCTTGTTGCTGCAGAGCGCTGCGGCGATGGCGCAGCAGCGCTCCGTGCTCTATGTGAGTGCGGAGGAGTCGGCGGCGCAGGTGAAGCTGCGTTGGCAGCGCCTGCAGGATCCGGTGGGGGGGGTGGCCGTTCAGAGCCTGCAGCTCCTGGCCGAGACCGACCTTGAGCTGGTGCTCGAGGAACTGGAGGCGCTGCAGCCGGATGTGGCGATCATCGACAGCATTCAGGCCCTCCACGATGCCGAGCTGTCCAGCGCTCCAGGCTCCGTGGCCCAGGTGCGGGAGTGCGCCGCCGCTCTGCAACGACTCGCCAAACGCCAGAACACGGCCCTGTTGCTGGTGGGGCACGTCACCAAGGAGGGGGTGCTGGCCGGGCCCAAGGTGCTTGAGCATCTGGTGGACGCGGTGCTCACCTTCGAGGGGGATCGCTTCGCCAGCCACCGGCTGCTGCGGGCCGTGAAGAACCGCTTCGGTGCCACCCACGAACTGGGCGTGTTCGAGATGCGTGGGCAGGGCCTGGCGGAAGTGGGCAATCCAAGCGAGCTGTTTCTCAGTGGAGATCAGGCCAGCGGTGTGGCCACGATCGTGGCCTGCGAAGGCACGCGGCCGCTGGTGGTGGATCTGCAGTCCTTGGTCAGCACCACCAGCTACGCCAGTCCGCGCCGCACCGCCACCGGCATTGCGGTGAATCGCCTGCATCAGATCCTGGCGGTGCTCGAAAAGCACATGGGATTGCCCCTCTCGCGCTTCGACTGCTATCTCGCTGTGGCCGGCGGGCTCGAGGTGGAGGAACCGGCCGCGGATCTGGGGGTGGCGGCCGCCGTGGTGGCCAGTTATCGCGATCTCACCCTGCCGGCCGGCACCGTGTTGCTGGGGGAGCTCGGGCTCGGAGGCCAGTTGCGACCGGTGACGCAACTGGAGCTGCGCCTGCAGGAGGCGGCCCGACTCGGCTTCCGGCGGGCCGTGGTGCCCAGGGGCAGCGGACTGGGCGCGGCAGCGGCGGCCCTGGATCTCGAACTGTTGGAAGCGGCTCGGATCACGGAAGCCCTGGTGCTGGCTCTCGGGGTGGATCCGGCCGACGATCGCGCCTGA
- the psbD gene encoding photosystem II D2 protein (photosystem q(a) protein): protein MTIAVGRAPQRGWFDVLDDWLKRDRFVFVGWSGILLFPTAYLAIGGWLTGTTFVTSWYTHGIASSYLEGCNFLTAAVSTPADAMGHSLLLLWGPEAQGDFVRWCQLGGLWAFVALHGAFALIGFMLRQFEIARLVGIRPYNAIAFSGPIAVFVSVFLMYPLGQSSWFFAPSFGVAAIFRFLLFLQGFHNWTLNPFHMMGVAGILGGALLCAIHGATVENTLFEDGEQSNTFKAFEPTQEEETYSMVTANRFWSQIFGIAFSNKRWLHFFMLFVPVMGLWTSSIGIIGLALNLRAYDFVSQEIRAAEDPEFETFYTKNILLNEGLRAWMAPADQPHENFVFPEEVLPRGNAL, encoded by the coding sequence ATGACGATCGCTGTAGGACGCGCGCCACAGCGGGGATGGTTCGACGTCCTCGATGACTGGCTCAAGCGCGACCGCTTCGTTTTTGTCGGCTGGTCCGGCATCCTCCTCTTCCCCACGGCCTATCTGGCCATCGGTGGTTGGCTCACCGGCACCACCTTCGTCACCTCCTGGTACACCCACGGCATCGCCTCCTCGTATCTGGAAGGTTGCAACTTCCTCACCGCTGCGGTGTCCACCCCCGCCGATGCGATGGGCCACAGCCTCCTGCTGCTCTGGGGCCCTGAGGCCCAGGGCGATTTCGTGCGCTGGTGCCAGCTCGGTGGCCTCTGGGCCTTCGTGGCACTCCACGGTGCCTTCGCCCTGATCGGCTTCATGCTGCGTCAGTTCGAGATTGCCCGTCTCGTCGGCATCCGTCCTTACAACGCCATTGCCTTCTCCGGTCCGATTGCGGTGTTCGTCAGCGTTTTCCTGATGTACCCCCTCGGCCAGAGCAGCTGGTTCTTCGCTCCCTCCTTCGGTGTGGCAGCGATCTTCCGCTTCCTGCTCTTCCTTCAGGGCTTCCACAACTGGACCCTGAATCCCTTCCACATGATGGGCGTGGCCGGAATCCTCGGCGGTGCCCTGCTCTGTGCCATTCACGGCGCCACCGTGGAGAACACCCTGTTTGAAGACGGTGAGCAGTCGAACACCTTCAAGGCATTCGAACCGACCCAGGAAGAAGAGACCTATTCGATGGTCACCGCCAACCGCTTCTGGAGCCAGATCTTCGGGATCGCCTTCTCCAACAAGCGCTGGCTGCACTTCTTCATGCTGTTCGTGCCTGTGATGGGCCTGTGGACCAGCTCCATCGGCATCATCGGCCTGGCCCTCAACCTGCGCGCCTACGACTTCGTGTCGCAGGAGATCCGCGCTGCAGAAGATCCCGAATTCGAGACCTTCTACACCAAGAACATCCTTCTGAATGAAGGTCTGCGTGCCTGGATGGCACCGGCTGACCAGCCGCACGAAAACTTCGTCTTCCCTGAAGAGGTTCTGCCCCGTGGAAACGCTCTCTGA
- a CDS encoding cation-translocating P-type ATPase, with protein MSSPAASSSTVLLDVEGMKCGGCVRAVERTLLEQPGVRDASVNLVTRSAWVQLAADDDRPGRDDGLEPVLQALADRGFPAKPRGVSPVVADDPERLWGWWRQWRQLMVALVLLLLSVLGHLAEGGQLQVPILGALPFHAALATVALLGPGRPILLGGWAAARAGAPSMDTLVALGVGSAYLASVVALLRPQVGWPCFFNEPVMLLGFVLLGRFLEERARLRTGRALQELASLQPNVARLMMDDGTVREVPVSDLRPGERVQLLAGDRVPVDGLVVDGASAVDVSSLTGEPLPLEAAPGTELASGSLNLEASLVLQVQRVGAETALARIIALVEQAQARKAPIQGLADRVAGLFCYGVVSLALITLLFWWWIGARLWPELLVSAHGMQQGMAHGLHAPLGAGAETPLGLAIQLAIAVLVIACPCALGLATPTVITVASGLAARQGWLFRGGDVIEQAADLSRVVFDKTGTLTLGRPLVSHVLASDDPARAVQLAASLEQSSRHPLAHALLQEAQRRQLPLLPVEASHTIAGAGVSGRLAGVEGTVLVGTPEWLQRQGVAWGEAEQQQLDRLAAAGSSLVAVALEARFLALISVDDRPRPDAATAVRRLADRGLQLAMLSGDRRQSVERLGGELGFRPEQLAWGLLPEQKLERLEAFRAEGAVAMVGDGINDAPALAAADLGIAVGTGTQIAQDTADLVLLGDRLEGVPEALLLARRTMAKVRQNLVWAFGYNLIALPVAAGVLLPGFGVLLSPPLAALLMALSSITVVLNALSLRLP; from the coding sequence ATGTCGTCGCCTGCCGCCTCCAGCAGCACCGTGCTGCTGGATGTGGAAGGAATGAAATGCGGAGGCTGTGTGCGCGCCGTGGAACGCACACTGTTGGAGCAGCCCGGCGTGCGGGACGCGAGCGTGAATCTGGTCACCCGCAGCGCCTGGGTGCAGCTGGCCGCCGATGACGATCGGCCGGGGCGGGACGACGGCCTGGAGCCGGTGCTCCAGGCCCTTGCCGATCGGGGCTTCCCCGCCAAGCCCAGGGGGGTGTCTCCTGTGGTGGCCGACGATCCTGAGCGGCTCTGGGGCTGGTGGCGCCAGTGGCGACAGTTGATGGTGGCGTTGGTGCTGCTGCTGCTGTCGGTGCTGGGACATCTGGCCGAGGGCGGCCAACTCCAGGTGCCGATCCTGGGTGCCTTGCCCTTTCATGCCGCTTTGGCCACGGTGGCGCTGCTGGGTCCGGGCCGGCCGATCCTGTTGGGTGGCTGGGCGGCTGCCAGGGCCGGCGCACCGAGCATGGACACGCTGGTGGCTCTCGGGGTGGGCAGTGCCTACCTGGCCAGTGTGGTGGCTCTGTTGCGGCCCCAGGTGGGCTGGCCCTGTTTCTTCAATGAGCCGGTGATGTTGCTCGGCTTTGTGCTGCTGGGCCGATTCCTCGAGGAGCGGGCGCGGCTGCGCACGGGCCGTGCCCTCCAGGAGCTCGCGTCGCTGCAACCGAATGTGGCTCGGCTGATGATGGATGACGGCACGGTGCGGGAGGTGCCGGTGTCCGATCTCCGCCCCGGTGAGCGGGTGCAGCTGCTGGCGGGCGATCGGGTGCCGGTGGATGGCCTGGTGGTGGATGGCGCCTCGGCGGTGGATGTGTCGAGCCTCACGGGTGAACCGCTGCCGTTGGAGGCCGCACCCGGCACCGAGCTTGCATCGGGCAGTCTCAACCTGGAGGCGTCCCTGGTGCTTCAGGTGCAGCGGGTGGGGGCAGAAACAGCCCTGGCCCGGATCATCGCCCTGGTGGAGCAGGCCCAGGCCCGCAAGGCCCCGATCCAGGGGCTGGCCGATCGGGTTGCCGGCCTCTTCTGCTATGGGGTGGTGTCCCTTGCGCTGATCACCCTGCTGTTTTGGTGGTGGATCGGCGCCCGTCTCTGGCCGGAGTTACTCGTGTCGGCGCACGGTATGCAGCAGGGCATGGCCCATGGCTTGCATGCGCCGTTGGGTGCCGGGGCGGAAACACCGCTGGGTCTGGCGATCCAGCTCGCGATCGCGGTGCTGGTGATCGCTTGCCCCTGCGCCCTTGGCCTGGCGACCCCCACGGTGATCACCGTGGCCTCGGGCCTGGCGGCCCGTCAGGGCTGGTTGTTCCGCGGCGGCGATGTGATCGAGCAGGCTGCCGATCTCTCCCGCGTGGTGTTCGATAAAACAGGCACGCTCACCCTGGGGCGCCCCCTGGTCTCCCACGTGCTGGCCAGTGATGATCCGGCTCGGGCCGTGCAGCTGGCGGCGAGTCTGGAGCAGAGCAGTCGCCATCCCCTGGCCCATGCCCTGCTTCAGGAGGCCCAGCGCCGTCAGCTGCCGCTGCTGCCTGTGGAAGCCAGCCACACCATCGCGGGCGCCGGGGTCTCCGGCCGCCTCGCCGGAGTGGAGGGCACCGTTCTGGTCGGCACACCCGAATGGTTGCAACGCCAGGGCGTGGCCTGGGGGGAGGCCGAGCAGCAACAGCTCGACCGGCTGGCGGCGGCGGGCTCCTCCCTGGTGGCGGTGGCTCTGGAGGCGCGCTTTCTGGCCCTGATCAGTGTCGATGACCGCCCCAGGCCTGATGCCGCCACGGCGGTGCGCCGGCTGGCGGATCGAGGCTTGCAGCTGGCGATGCTCAGCGGCGATCGGCGTCAATCGGTTGAGCGTTTGGGGGGGGAGCTCGGCTTCCGCCCTGAGCAATTGGCCTGGGGGCTCCTGCCTGAGCAAAAGCTGGAACGGTTGGAAGCGTTCCGGGCTGAAGGGGCGGTGGCGATGGTTGGGGATGGCATCAATGATGCGCCCGCTCTCGCCGCAGCCGATCTTGGGATCGCGGTGGGAACCGGCACGCAGATCGCTCAAGACACGGCTGATCTCGTGCTGCTCGGCGATCGCCTCGAGGGGGTCCCGGAAGCGCTGCTGCTCGCGCGTCGCACGATGGCGAAAGTGCGTCAGAACCTTGTGTGGGCCTTCGGTTACAACCTGATCGCCCTGCCCGTGGCGGCCGGGGTGTTGTTGCCCGGTTTCGGGGTGCTGCTCTCGCCTCCGCTCGCTGCCCTTCTGATGGCCCTCAGCTCGATCACGGTGGTGCTCAATGCCCTCAGCCTGCGGCTGCCATGA
- a CDS encoding response regulator transcription factor gives MKPCILLIEDDRDMRELVGGHLEHNGFDVQRAEDGIKGQALALQYSPDLILLDLMLPKVDGLTLCQRLRRDERTAGIPILMLTALGGTKDKVSGFNSGADDYLTKPFDLEELQVRIKALLRRSDRGPVGSGTHQEILSYGPLTLVPERFEAIWFDNPVRLTHLEFELLHCLLQRHGQTVAPSLILKEVWGYEPDDDIETIRVHVRHLRTKLEPDPRKPRFIKTVYGAGYCLELPTGAQLEDLGDVLAQARQDRQEHEQAKRASA, from the coding sequence ATGAAACCCTGCATCCTGCTGATTGAAGACGACAGGGACATGCGTGAGCTCGTGGGCGGCCACCTCGAGCACAACGGCTTTGATGTGCAGCGCGCCGAAGACGGCATCAAGGGTCAGGCGCTGGCGCTGCAATACTCCCCTGACCTGATCCTGCTCGACCTGATGCTGCCCAAGGTCGATGGCCTCACGCTCTGTCAGCGACTCCGCCGTGATGAACGCACCGCTGGCATTCCGATCCTGATGCTCACGGCCCTGGGCGGCACCAAAGACAAGGTGAGTGGCTTCAACTCCGGTGCCGACGACTACCTCACCAAACCGTTTGATCTCGAAGAACTGCAGGTGCGGATCAAAGCCCTGCTTCGACGCAGTGATCGGGGGCCCGTCGGCAGCGGAACCCACCAGGAAATCCTCAGCTACGGACCGCTCACCCTGGTGCCGGAACGCTTCGAGGCGATCTGGTTTGACAATCCCGTCCGCCTCACCCACCTGGAGTTCGAGCTGCTGCACTGCCTGCTCCAGCGTCATGGTCAGACCGTGGCGCCCTCGTTGATCCTCAAAGAGGTGTGGGGGTATGAACCAGACGACGACATCGAAACCATCCGGGTGCACGTGCGACACCTGCGCACCAAACTCGAGCCCGATCCGCGCAAACCGCGTTTCATCAAAACCGTGTATGGCGCCGGCTACTGCCTGGAATTACCCACCGGTGCCCAGCTTGAGGATCTGGGCGATGTGTTGGCCCAGGCCCGGCAAGACCGGCAAGAGCACGAGCAGGCCAAACGGGCCAGTGCCTGA
- a CDS encoding DUF2079 domain-containing protein, producing MNQSPPHRAPAPPPAALWLWSVLLGLLAWGASALRHALLQSNAYDLGLFDQWAWLIGSGHAPISSMENVHVLADHGAWLFYAAGAAYALLPSVQWLLASQALALGLTAVPIWMLASQAGLSRHRCWLACGLWWLQPVVFNASLFDMHPETWVMPAVALALWAERAERPRLWLALLLLMLGARDGLVLITAGMALDLGWRRRWRWSASAAALSGLWLLLLSRWLYPLLRDGEGPKAAGRMFSHLGGAPGTVLQSIDWSGGGLYLLLLALPCLWLWRRRSLPTLLIAVPLLLTNLLSASPSYRTLIHHYSLPLAVVAVVAAIDGLKASKTEASHPFPWTLTWAVICWLALAKPWFFTGPYLERLNVLQDARSAIAQVQAGDAVLTTSYLVPHLSHRQRIAFPKKSFSDALQGDQWTTLVLRPDDPGWGSSRRIQQQLLDSAASQNWNCRVWPSGLTLCRRPGVASNPTN from the coding sequence ATGAACCAATCACCGCCCCATCGCGCTCCGGCGCCGCCCCCCGCCGCGCTCTGGCTCTGGTCTGTGCTGCTCGGCCTGCTCGCCTGGGGAGCTTCCGCCCTGCGCCACGCGCTGCTGCAAAGCAACGCCTACGACCTCGGCCTGTTTGATCAATGGGCCTGGCTGATCGGCTCTGGCCACGCCCCGATCTCGTCGATGGAAAACGTGCATGTGCTGGCCGACCACGGCGCCTGGCTGTTCTATGCCGCCGGCGCCGCCTACGCCCTGCTGCCCTCGGTTCAGTGGCTGCTGGCCAGTCAGGCCCTGGCCCTGGGGCTGACGGCGGTGCCGATCTGGATGCTCGCCAGCCAGGCAGGCCTGTCGCGGCATCGCTGCTGGCTCGCCTGCGGCCTCTGGTGGCTGCAGCCGGTGGTGTTCAACGCCAGCTTGTTCGACATGCATCCGGAAACCTGGGTGATGCCGGCTGTTGCCCTCGCCCTCTGGGCGGAGCGGGCTGAACGGCCCCGGCTCTGGCTGGCGTTGCTGCTGTTGATGCTGGGCGCACGCGATGGCCTGGTGCTGATCACGGCGGGGATGGCGCTCGATCTGGGCTGGCGCCGGCGCTGGCGCTGGAGCGCGAGCGCGGCTGCCCTCTCGGGTCTCTGGCTGCTGCTGCTGAGCCGCTGGCTGTACCCCCTGCTCCGCGATGGCGAGGGTCCGAAAGCGGCTGGGCGCATGTTCAGCCATCTGGGCGGGGCACCGGGCACGGTGCTGCAGAGCATCGACTGGAGCGGCGGCGGCCTGTATCTGCTGCTGCTGGCCTTGCCCTGCCTCTGGCTCTGGCGACGGCGCTCCCTGCCCACCCTGCTGATCGCCGTGCCACTGTTGCTCACCAACCTGCTGTCGGCATCGCCCAGTTACCGCACCCTGATCCACCACTACAGCCTGCCCCTGGCGGTGGTGGCGGTGGTGGCCGCCATCGATGGCCTCAAGGCCAGCAAAACCGAAGCGTCCCACCCCTTCCCCTGGACCCTCACCTGGGCTGTGATCTGCTGGTTGGCCCTGGCCAAACCCTGGTTTTTCACCGGCCCCTACCTGGAGCGGCTCAACGTGTTGCAGGACGCCCGATCGGCCATCGCACAGGTGCAAGCCGGCGATGCCGTGTTGACCACCAGCTATCTGGTGCCCCACTTGAGCCACCGCCAACGGATCGCCTTTCCCAAAAAAAGCTTCAGCGATGCACTCCAAGGTGATCAGTGGACAACGTTGGTTTTGCGTCCAGATGATCCCGGCTGGGGTTCGAGCCGCCGAATCCAGCAGCAGCTGCTCGACAGTGCCGCCTCGCAGAATTGGAACTGTCGCGTCTGGCCTTCAGGGTTGACGCTCTGCCGCCGCCCTGGAGTCGCCAGCAACCCTACAAATTAA
- a CDS encoding photosystem I assembly protein Ycf3 has translation MPRSNRNDNFIDKSFTVMADLIVKLLPINARAKEAYVYYRDGLSAQNDGDYAEALENYEESLKLEDNPIDRGETLKNMAIIYMSNGEEERALETYQKALDENPKQPSCLKNMGLIYEKRGRTAEEDGRRDEADRWFDRAADVWTQAVRLNPGGYLDIENWLKSTGRSNVDVYF, from the coding sequence GTGCCCCGCAGCAATCGCAACGACAACTTCATCGACAAAAGCTTCACGGTGATGGCGGATCTGATCGTGAAGCTGCTGCCGATCAATGCGCGCGCCAAAGAGGCCTACGTGTATTACCGCGATGGTCTCTCGGCCCAGAACGACGGCGATTACGCCGAAGCTCTGGAGAATTACGAGGAGAGCCTGAAGCTGGAGGACAACCCGATCGATCGCGGTGAAACCCTTAAGAACATGGCGATCATTTACATGAGCAACGGCGAGGAAGAGCGGGCGCTGGAGACCTATCAGAAAGCACTCGATGAAAACCCCAAGCAGCCGTCCTGCCTCAAAAACATGGGCCTCATCTACGAGAAACGGGGCCGCACGGCGGAAGAGGACGGGCGGCGCGACGAAGCAGACCGCTGGTTCGACCGCGCCGCCGATGTGTGGACCCAGGCCGTGCGCCTCAATCCAGGCGGCTACCTCGACATCGAGAACTGGCTCAAGTCGACGGGCCGCAGCAACGTGGATGTGTATTTCTGA
- the rpaB gene encoding response regulator transcription factor RpaB translates to MTASGSAKETILVVDDEASIRRILETRLSMIGYNVITASDGNEALECFRVNEPDLVVLDVMMPKLDGYGVCQELRKESDVPIVMLTALGDVADRITGLELGADDYVVKPFSPKELEARIRCVLRRVDKEQVAGIPNSGLIQVADLRIDTNKRQVFRGDERIRLTGMEFSLLELLVSRSGEPFSRGEILKDVWGYTPERHVDTRVVDVHISRLRSKLEDDPANPELILTARGTGYLFQRIVDSVASEGP, encoded by the coding sequence ATGACAGCCTCCGGTTCTGCTAAGGAGACCATCCTGGTCGTCGATGACGAGGCCAGCATCAGGCGGATCCTGGAGACGCGCCTGTCGATGATCGGCTACAACGTCATCACCGCCAGTGACGGCAACGAGGCCCTCGAGTGCTTCCGCGTCAACGAACCGGATCTGGTGGTGCTCGACGTGATGATGCCCAAACTCGACGGCTACGGCGTCTGTCAGGAGCTGCGCAAGGAATCGGATGTGCCGATCGTGATGCTCACCGCCCTGGGCGATGTGGCCGACCGGATCACGGGGCTGGAGCTCGGTGCCGATGACTATGTGGTGAAGCCCTTCAGTCCCAAGGAGCTGGAGGCCCGCATCCGCTGCGTGCTGCGCCGGGTCGACAAGGAGCAGGTGGCGGGCATCCCCAATTCCGGCCTGATCCAGGTGGCCGACCTGCGCATCGACACCAACAAACGTCAGGTGTTCCGTGGCGATGAGCGGATCCGACTCACCGGCATGGAATTCAGCCTGCTGGAGCTGCTGGTGAGCCGCTCCGGCGAGCCCTTCAGCCGCGGTGAAATTCTCAAGGACGTGTGGGGCTACACCCCGGAACGCCATGTGGATACGCGGGTGGTGGATGTTCATATTTCCCGACTTCGCTCCAAACTGGAGGACGATCCGGCCAACCCCGAGCTGATTCTCACAGCTCGGGGCACCGGCTATCTGTTCCAGCGCATCGTCGACTCCGTTGCCTCCGAAGGACCCTGA
- a CDS encoding DNA polymerase III subunit delta' — MTALFADLVGQPLAVSLLEAALRCDRIAPAYLLHGPDGVGRRLAALRFLEGVLADGQPDSRQRRRLEARNHPDLLWVEPTYSHQGRLIPRSEAEEAGVNRRSPPQVRLEQIRELARFLARQPLEARRGLVVLEEPEAMAEAAANALLKTLEEPGHGLLILVSAAPERLLDTIRSRCQQIRFVRLSAGAMHQVLERLDPALSSSALEALNQPDLAALAAGSPGALLHHAGQWQAVPEALRQRLEQPPQQPVEALALAREVTEALNGEQQLWLLAWWEQVRWRQQGLEQDLQRLQRLRQQLLAYVQPRLAWEVALLDLLVVNA, encoded by the coding sequence GTGACGGCGTTGTTTGCCGATCTGGTGGGGCAGCCGCTGGCGGTGTCTCTGCTCGAGGCGGCCCTCCGCTGCGACCGGATCGCTCCCGCCTATCTGTTGCATGGCCCCGACGGTGTGGGCCGTCGCCTGGCGGCGCTCCGTTTCCTCGAGGGGGTGCTGGCCGATGGTCAGCCGGATTCCAGGCAACGCCGGCGTCTGGAGGCTCGCAATCACCCCGATCTGCTCTGGGTGGAACCCACCTACAGCCATCAGGGGCGCCTCATTCCCCGCTCCGAAGCGGAGGAGGCCGGCGTCAATCGCCGCTCCCCTCCCCAGGTGCGTCTGGAGCAGATCCGGGAGCTCGCCCGCTTCCTGGCACGGCAGCCGCTGGAGGCACGGCGCGGTCTGGTGGTGCTGGAGGAGCCGGAAGCGATGGCGGAGGCCGCAGCGAATGCCCTGCTCAAAACCCTGGAGGAACCAGGGCATGGCCTGTTGATCCTGGTGTCGGCGGCCCCCGAGCGGCTGCTCGACACCATTCGTTCGCGCTGTCAGCAGATCCGTTTTGTGAGGCTCAGCGCTGGGGCGATGCATCAGGTGCTGGAGCGGTTGGATCCAGCGCTGTCGTCGTCGGCTCTTGAGGCCCTGAATCAGCCGGATCTGGCTGCCCTGGCGGCGGGATCACCCGGTGCGCTCCTGCATCATGCTGGGCAGTGGCAGGCGGTGCCGGAAGCCCTGCGCCAGAGGCTGGAGCAGCCGCCGCAGCAACCGGTGGAGGCCCTGGCGCTGGCGCGGGAGGTCACGGAAGCGCTCAATGGTGAGCAACAGCTCTGGCTGCTCGCCTGGTGGGAGCAGGTGCGTTGGCGGCAGCAGGGCCTTGAGCAGGATCTGCAACGGTTGCAGCGTCTGCGCCAGCAGTTGCTGGCCTATGTGCAGCCGCGTTTGGCCTGGGAGGTGGCGCTGCTGGATCTGCTTGTTGTGAACGCCTGA
- a CDS encoding energy-coupling factor ABC transporter ATP-binding protein: protein MPEATDENTHRGGVRIEHLSYSWPCGTRALDHCTLEIPGPGLWMLVGSNGSGKSTLFRLLAGLLKPQHGRISHQLRPALVFQNPDHQLLLPSCGSELLLQLPPGCPADQRRHRIEQALEQVGLAGMASRPIHTLSGGQKQRLAIAGALASDASLLLLDEPTALLDPTSQQTVLGTVQQLCHRSEGPLTALWVTHRLDELDHADGAARMEHGRIGAWQSGRQLRQRLQALAGRRG, encoded by the coding sequence ATGCCTGAGGCCACGGACGAGAACACCCATCGGGGCGGCGTTCGCATTGAACATCTGAGCTACAGCTGGCCCTGTGGAACCAGGGCCCTGGACCACTGCACCCTTGAGATCCCCGGCCCCGGCCTCTGGATGCTGGTGGGCAGCAATGGCAGTGGCAAAAGCACGCTGTTTCGCTTGCTTGCCGGGCTGCTCAAGCCACAGCACGGACGGATCAGCCATCAGCTCCGGCCAGCCTTGGTGTTTCAGAACCCCGACCATCAACTGTTGCTCCCCAGCTGCGGCAGCGAGCTGCTGCTGCAGCTGCCGCCAGGCTGCCCGGCCGATCAGCGCCGCCACAGAATTGAACAGGCCCTGGAACAGGTGGGCCTGGCAGGCATGGCCTCTCGTCCGATCCACACCCTCAGCGGCGGCCAGAAACAGCGGCTGGCGATTGCGGGCGCCCTCGCCAGCGACGCCAGCCTGCTCCTGCTCGACGAACCCACCGCCCTGCTCGACCCCACCAGCCAGCAGACGGTGCTGGGAACCGTGCAACAGCTCTGCCATCGCTCCGAGGGGCCCCTCACAGCCCTCTGGGTCACCCATCGCCTCGATGAGCTCGACCATGCCGATGGAGCCGCCCGCATGGAACACGGACGGATCGGCGCCTGGCAATCGGGCCGTCAGCTGCGGCAACGGCTTCAGGCCCTTGCCGGTCGGCGGGGCTGA
- the tmk gene encoding dTMP kinase has translation MSIQRGRLLVLEGIDGCGKTTQMEHLATWLPVSGLMPSTARLIQTREPGGTALGQALRGLLLHPPEAAAPEAVAELLLYAADRAQHVAQVIRPALERGDWVLSDRFTGSTMAYQGFGRQLDQALIRQLALIATGGLTPDLTVWLSLPVAVSVERRGGRRADRIEASGLDFLQRVADGFAAQAAEQGWLEVRADRPLAQVREALEALLSQQARRWARP, from the coding sequence ATGAGCATCCAGCGCGGCCGGCTGCTGGTGCTGGAGGGGATTGATGGTTGCGGCAAAACCACCCAGATGGAGCATCTGGCCACCTGGTTGCCGGTGAGTGGGCTGATGCCATCAACGGCTCGCCTGATTCAGACCCGGGAGCCTGGTGGCACCGCTCTGGGGCAGGCCCTGCGAGGGCTGCTGCTCCATCCTCCCGAGGCGGCGGCACCGGAAGCGGTGGCGGAATTGCTGCTCTACGCAGCGGATCGGGCCCAGCATGTTGCCCAGGTGATTCGACCCGCCCTCGAGCGGGGCGACTGGGTGCTGAGTGATCGTTTCACCGGATCAACGATGGCCTATCAGGGGTTTGGGCGCCAACTGGATCAGGCCCTGATCCGTCAGTTGGCGTTGATCGCCACCGGCGGTCTGACCCCGGATCTCACCGTTTGGCTGTCGCTGCCTGTGGCGGTGAGTGTGGAGCGCCGGGGGGGGCGCCGTGCCGATCGGATCGAGGCGTCGGGCCTGGACTTTCTCCAGCGGGTGGCGGATGGTTTTGCTGCCCAGGCAGCGGAGCAGGGGTGGTTGGAGGTGCGGGCGGATCGCCCCCTGGCCCAGGTGCGTGAGGCCCTGGAGGCGCTGCTCAGCCAACAGGCCCGGCGCTGGGCACGCCCGTGA